One genomic segment of Fervidobacterium pennivorans includes these proteins:
- a CDS encoding ABC transporter permease: MHLENLWKYLTGILVIFITWTVLSFLISSQLILPDPLMVLKTLISELQKSEVLEALVITLSKIGVVLATTVTFGVLIGFFIGLNDVVYDILRPGILVIQAVPIITWLALVMFIWGIGWLGPVIVSILSLLPHTILSTAIGIRTTDKRLIEMAKVYRVPRSKVIRNIYLGSIVPQLLSALQVIIGNVWKVVVVAEYMCGDKGIGVLIAWARQSVAVEKVYAYTAIIILIGLIVENILNHFVRKLLKNWELV; the protein is encoded by the coding sequence ATGCATTTGGAAAATCTCTGGAAATACCTAACAGGCATATTAGTTATATTTATCACTTGGACAGTGCTCTCGTTTTTAATCAGCTCACAACTAATTCTTCCTGACCCGTTGATGGTTCTGAAGACCTTGATATCAGAGCTCCAGAAATCAGAAGTTTTGGAGGCGTTGGTTATAACCCTTTCCAAAATAGGGGTTGTCTTAGCAACTACTGTGACATTCGGTGTCCTGATAGGATTTTTTATAGGTTTAAATGATGTAGTATACGACATCTTAAGACCTGGCATACTTGTTATCCAAGCGGTACCAATCATAACCTGGCTTGCATTGGTAATGTTTATTTGGGGCATAGGGTGGCTTGGACCAGTTATAGTCAGTATATTATCACTCTTGCCACATACTATATTATCAACAGCGATTGGTATAAGAACAACAGACAAAAGATTAATAGAGATGGCGAAGGTATATAGAGTGCCTCGCTCAAAAGTGATTAGGAACATATACCTTGGTTCAATTGTTCCTCAACTTCTTAGTGCTCTACAAGTAATCATAGGTAACGTATGGAAAGTCGTTGTTGTAGCGGAATACATGTGTGGAGACAAAGGTATTGGCGTACTCATAGCTTGGGCAAGACAATCAGTTGCAGTAGAAAAAGTTTACGCATACACAGCAATCATAATACTCATAGGTCTTATCGTCGAAAACATACTTAACCACTTTGTCAGGAAACTTCTAAAAAACTGGGAGTTGGTTTAA
- a CDS encoding ABC transporter ATP-binding protein: MANLDKINRKTLGNTRNTVILNVKSVSKYYGKLKVIEDISFDLSRGESIALLGPSGCGKTTLIRIIAGLINDYEGAIECKVQKIGYVFQEPRLIPWKTVIDNLKFVEENEERIFKTLEALKLKDFANFKPSKLSGGMRQRVNLARALIIEPELLLLDEPFASLDVHLKVSIISDIIERRKDMNFSMIVVTHDVREALLLSDKIYMLSDKPSSIIEEIDVSNVPKDISNPEFHKAESQILSKILGRWIG; this comes from the coding sequence TTGGCTAATTTAGATAAAATAAATCGTAAAACATTGGGCAATACACGAAACACAGTTATTCTAAATGTGAAATCAGTAAGCAAGTATTACGGAAAATTGAAAGTAATTGAAGACATATCCTTTGATTTGAGCAGAGGAGAATCTATAGCCCTGCTTGGTCCTTCTGGATGTGGAAAGACAACACTCATACGTATTATTGCTGGTTTAATAAACGATTACGAAGGAGCTATCGAATGCAAAGTGCAGAAAATTGGTTACGTCTTCCAAGAACCTAGGCTGATACCTTGGAAAACGGTTATCGACAATCTGAAATTTGTTGAAGAAAACGAAGAACGAATATTTAAAACCTTAGAAGCGTTGAAACTAAAGGACTTTGCTAACTTCAAACCATCAAAACTGAGTGGTGGGATGAGACAACGAGTCAACTTAGCAAGAGCTTTGATTATTGAACCAGAGCTACTTCTTTTGGATGAGCCGTTTGCTTCTCTTGACGTGCATTTAAAAGTTTCCATAATCTCGGATATAATTGAAAGAAGGAAAGATATGAACTTTTCGATGATTGTTGTAACTCATGATGTCAGAGAAGCGCTCTTGCTATCAGACAAAATCTATATGTTGAGTGACAAGCCCAGTAGCATAATTGAAGAAATCGACGTTTCCAATGTTCCAAAGGATATATCAAATCCGGAATTTCATAAGGCTGAATCTCAAATTCTTTCAAAAATCTTAGGGAGGTGGATTGGATGA
- a CDS encoding ABC transporter substrate-binding protein: MKGVKLFGKVFVFISVLVTVAVFGVTFINPFGPTIFPVAGLISKEVKTDIALDMKFWKTMDEATAYIVSKKVNFAALPVTFGANLYTKGVDVRLVGVYSWRLFYVVASPDFEFKGFQSFKGEKIYTAHGRGQTADVVLRFLLVKNGLEPDRDVTFAYAQPQEIVSLFNSGKIKIAAIPEPFVTMTLSKGKVIMDLQDEWNKATGFKFGIPITGLFVTGKLIDYPQTVKLFEKSFKESLSWSYKNVDKAVEITSKQLGIPTNILKASLERSQYNYISAAECRDEVLAYLKKLNELYPDGMPKVPDEKFFYIVK; encoded by the coding sequence ATGAAAGGCGTTAAGCTATTTGGGAAAGTTTTTGTGTTTATATCAGTCTTAGTAACAGTTGCAGTTTTCGGAGTTACGTTCATCAACCCGTTTGGTCCCACAATATTCCCCGTGGCAGGTTTAATAAGCAAAGAGGTAAAAACGGATATAGCTCTTGACATGAAGTTCTGGAAAACTATGGACGAAGCAACAGCTTACATTGTTTCAAAGAAAGTGAACTTTGCTGCATTACCGGTAACCTTTGGTGCGAACCTTTACACAAAAGGTGTCGATGTTAGACTCGTAGGCGTCTATAGCTGGCGATTGTTCTACGTTGTGGCAAGCCCTGATTTTGAATTTAAAGGTTTTCAGAGCTTCAAAGGAGAAAAGATATACACAGCGCACGGTAGAGGTCAAACAGCAGATGTTGTTCTTAGGTTCTTACTTGTAAAGAACGGACTTGAACCCGACAGGGATGTTACATTTGCTTACGCCCAGCCACAAGAAATAGTTTCACTTTTCAATAGCGGAAAAATTAAAATTGCTGCAATCCCGGAACCATTTGTGACAATGACGTTGTCAAAGGGAAAGGTAATCATGGACTTGCAAGATGAATGGAACAAGGCAACCGGTTTCAAATTTGGAATACCAATAACAGGACTCTTCGTGACAGGAAAGTTGATAGATTACCCGCAAACCGTTAAACTCTTTGAAAAGTCGTTCAAAGAAAGCCTTTCATGGTCATACAAGAACGTAGACAAAGCTGTTGAAATAACAAGCAAACAGCTAGGAATACCTACAAACATCCTTAAGGCATCTCTTGAAAGAAGCCAATACAATTACATTTCTGCTGCAGAATGTCGGGACGAAGTTCTCGCATACCTCAAAAAGCTTAACGAACTTTATCCAGATGGTATGCCAAAAGTACCAGATGAAAAATTCTTTTACATCGTTAAATAA
- the hydF gene encoding [FeFe] hydrogenase H-cluster maturation GTPase HydF, with protein MLPTSGFRKYISIVGRRNVGKSSFMNALTGQEISIVSDVPGTTTDPVYKSMELYPVGPVTLIDTPGLDDVGELGEKRVQKALKAFYKSDAGILVVDDFPGEYEKRISEIFKELEIPFIVVVNKADILGEKAQTIAQEYEEAFGVKAFVDSALNKEGLENIGKTLNQIIPSDEELPFIPEFVDAGDIVVLVVPIDLGAPKGRLIMPQVHAIREILDREAVAVVAKERELRYTIEKLSEPPRLVITDSQAVMKVVSDIPEDVPLTTFSILEANYRGDIRYFVESVYKIEELQDGDTVIIMEGCTHRPLTEDIGRVKIPRWLVNHTGANLNFKIWAGVDLPEYEEVADAKLVIHCGGCVNTRNQMMRRVRMFKRLGIPMTNYGIVISYMHGVLERALAPLGIEVNRGT; from the coding sequence TTGTTACCTACAAGCGGATTTAGAAAATACATTTCCATCGTAGGAAGAAGAAATGTTGGTAAGTCATCGTTCATGAACGCACTAACTGGTCAGGAGATTTCCATAGTAAGCGATGTACCTGGGACAACAACAGACCCTGTCTACAAATCTATGGAACTTTACCCAGTTGGTCCTGTAACATTGATAGATACTCCTGGTCTTGACGATGTCGGCGAACTTGGAGAAAAAAGGGTTCAAAAAGCGTTGAAAGCATTTTACAAATCGGATGCTGGCATACTTGTGGTTGATGATTTCCCTGGAGAATACGAAAAAAGGATATCCGAGATATTCAAAGAACTGGAAATTCCTTTCATAGTGGTTGTAAACAAAGCAGATATACTTGGTGAAAAGGCTCAGACAATTGCACAGGAGTATGAGGAAGCCTTTGGTGTAAAAGCATTCGTTGATAGCGCACTTAACAAAGAAGGACTTGAGAATATAGGTAAAACATTGAATCAAATCATACCAAGCGACGAAGAACTCCCGTTTATACCCGAATTCGTGGACGCTGGTGATATTGTCGTTCTTGTTGTCCCTATCGACCTTGGCGCGCCAAAAGGAAGACTCATAATGCCACAAGTTCATGCAATCAGAGAAATTCTCGACAGAGAGGCAGTAGCTGTTGTTGCCAAGGAAAGAGAACTGCGATACACAATAGAAAAGCTCAGCGAACCTCCACGCCTTGTTATCACAGACTCTCAAGCGGTTATGAAAGTTGTCTCAGATATCCCAGAAGATGTGCCATTAACAACGTTTTCAATCTTAGAAGCAAATTATCGTGGAGACATAAGATATTTCGTTGAAAGCGTTTACAAAATCGAAGAACTCCAAGATGGTGATACAGTGATTATCATGGAAGGCTGCACACACAGACCACTCACAGAAGACATTGGAAGGGTGAAAATTCCACGTTGGCTTGTTAACCACACAGGTGCAAATTTGAATTTCAAAATCTGGGCGGGTGTTGATTTACCAGAATACGAAGAAGTGGCAGACGCAAAGCTCGTTATACACTGCGGTGGATGTGTAAATACAAGAAATCAAATGATGAGAAGGGTAAGAATGTTCAAACGCCTCGGTATTCCTATGACCAACTACGGTATAGTCATATCCTACATGCACGGAGTTCTCGAAAGGGCATTAGCACCACTTGGAATTGAAGTCAACAGGGGGACTTAA
- a CDS encoding aspartate ammonia-lyase — protein sequence MENSNTLEFRTESDYLGTEQIPVDAYYGIATARALKLFPKTGEQFDEKFIWAYFMIKKSAALLNAEIGRLDKNIAAAITTACDEWERLKEWVVVDPLSGGAGTSVNLNINEVIANQATEILGGKKGEYLVDPYNHVNMHQSTNDTFVTAGKMAVILRLRELVDSVIKLQEVIQEKEKEFYSIRTAGRTQLMDALPIMMGQQFGAWADALARDRWRLNKVEERIRSVNLGGTAIGTGVGAPKEYTLRIVEVLRQVANVKIAKAENLIDATQNLDTFAEVHGLLKSLAVNLYKISNDIRLLGSGPKTAIGELILPAVQVGSTIMPGKVNPVVPEYVLQNMLVVFGHDEIVSHACAQGNLQLNQFAPIVVHFTLKSMRLLTSSCHALAKYVKLLDVDKERCQQNLERSSSNLTPLINYFGHEVVSEAIRQANYDVEKALQLLAEKENTTVSELLKKLNIQKMTGLGYY from the coding sequence ATGGAAAATTCAAATACTTTAGAATTCAGAACAGAGAGCGATTACCTGGGCACAGAACAGATACCCGTTGATGCTTATTACGGCATAGCAACAGCCAGGGCTTTGAAATTGTTCCCAAAAACAGGCGAGCAATTTGATGAAAAGTTCATCTGGGCTTACTTCATGATAAAAAAATCAGCCGCACTACTTAATGCAGAAATTGGAAGGCTTGATAAAAACATAGCTGCTGCGATAACTACAGCATGCGATGAATGGGAAAGACTAAAAGAATGGGTAGTTGTTGACCCTTTGTCTGGTGGTGCGGGTACATCCGTGAATTTAAATATAAACGAAGTGATTGCTAATCAAGCCACAGAGATACTTGGTGGAAAAAAGGGAGAATATCTCGTTGACCCGTACAATCATGTTAACATGCATCAATCAACAAATGATACATTCGTTACTGCAGGAAAGATGGCAGTTATCTTGAGACTAAGGGAACTCGTCGACTCAGTAATCAAACTCCAAGAAGTGATTCAAGAAAAGGAAAAAGAATTTTATTCTATTAGAACAGCTGGGCGTACACAGTTGATGGATGCTCTTCCAATAATGATGGGACAACAATTTGGCGCATGGGCTGACGCACTTGCAAGGGACAGATGGAGACTAAACAAGGTAGAAGAACGTATACGAAGTGTGAATCTTGGAGGAACCGCAATTGGAACGGGAGTTGGTGCTCCTAAAGAATACACCCTAAGAATAGTGGAAGTTCTAAGACAAGTTGCAAACGTGAAAATAGCAAAAGCGGAAAACTTAATCGATGCCACACAAAACCTCGATACATTCGCCGAAGTTCATGGACTTTTGAAATCACTCGCTGTTAACTTGTACAAAATATCTAACGATATACGACTCCTCGGCAGTGGACCCAAAACCGCTATCGGTGAACTAATCCTCCCTGCTGTCCAGGTTGGTAGCACAATAATGCCTGGTAAAGTAAACCCAGTAGTGCCGGAATACGTCTTACAAAACATGCTTGTGGTCTTCGGACATGATGAAATAGTTTCCCATGCATGCGCCCAAGGCAACTTACAGCTCAATCAGTTCGCGCCTATAGTTGTCCATTTTACTCTCAAATCGATGAGACTTCTCACTTCATCATGCCATGCATTGGCGAAATATGTTAAGCTTTTAGACGTTGATAAAGAACGGTGCCAGCAAAATCTCGAAAGGTCTTCTTCCAACCTTACACCGTTAATAAACTACTTTGGTCACGAAGTAGTTTCTGAAGCTATCAGACAAGCAAATTACGATGTTGAAAAAGCCTTACAATTGCTTGCTGAAAAAGAAAATACAACTGTCAGCGAATTGTTGAAAAAATTGAACATCCAAAAGATGACAGGGCTTGGGTATTACTAA
- a CDS encoding class I SAM-dependent methyltransferase, whose protein sequence is MHYFRSSSEYYSSIAHIYDKMYEDIYWTIAKQQIKLTIEKHVPSITGLNVIDIGGGTGYWSLWALKKGAKVVFVEPAQKMFEQARIKISKEMGMELRNVHIEFINCSAEDLDSFLRLEENFDVIFLLGDVLSYVDNLEKTMENISRAAKKGALVFGTVDNYFSYVKDVISYGSWRDYRYLANRRKLPIGSEFGTFEARAFEPAEIENTFEDYGFKVVELTALASMQSVELSIKYGKYFVFEAEHLFFVAKKV, encoded by the coding sequence ATGCACTATTTTCGTTCTTCAAGTGAATATTACAGCTCAATAGCACATATCTATGACAAAATGTACGAAGATATTTATTGGACTATTGCAAAGCAACAAATCAAATTGACAATTGAGAAGCATGTTCCCTCCATTACAGGGTTGAATGTTATCGATATCGGTGGGGGAACTGGATATTGGAGCCTCTGGGCGTTAAAGAAAGGTGCGAAAGTAGTGTTTGTCGAACCTGCCCAAAAGATGTTTGAGCAAGCAAGAATAAAGATAAGCAAAGAGATGGGTATGGAATTACGAAACGTTCATATCGAGTTTATCAATTGTTCCGCAGAAGATTTAGACTCTTTCCTTCGACTTGAAGAAAATTTCGATGTGATTTTTCTACTTGGTGATGTATTAAGTTATGTGGACAATCTTGAAAAGACGATGGAAAATATATCGAGGGCAGCCAAGAAAGGTGCCCTCGTTTTTGGAACGGTTGATAATTATTTTTCGTATGTTAAGGATGTCATCAGTTATGGTTCTTGGAGAGATTACAGATACTTGGCAAATCGTAGAAAACTTCCCATTGGTTCAGAGTTTGGAACTTTTGAAGCACGGGCTTTTGAACCCGCGGAGATTGAAAATACATTCGAAGACTATGGGTTTAAAGTTGTCGAACTCACAGCACTTGCAAGTATGCAAAGTGTTGAATTAAGTATCAAATATGGAAAATATTTTGTTTTTGAAGCTGAGCATTTATTTTTCGTAGCGAAAAAGGTTTAG
- the aglB gene encoding cyclomaltodextrinase → MLSIHSTANNLYPVPSWVYESVIYQIFPDRFAIGKGKTVKDKAELYTKRGGRIVEWSVPPKRKDKAEHVKDFYGGDLWGIAEKLDYLKDLGVNVIYTNPIFLSPTNHKYDAIDYMKVDPQFGGEKAFKYYIKKAKSENFRLILDGVFNHLSSENPWFKKALRGDRKHVSKFAIYDDGHRAWYGHKSLPEWHLEEVEVMNYILSVVKHYLIQGIDGWRLDVGFDLGYVNNALITKAAKQVSIEKYVVTETWNYPSNWHMVDGIMNYHFRNTVIAYLKGEFDNLADALQSAYNDTPNIHGCWNMLDSHDTERLATVIPDKALRKLAIVLQFTYPGVPVVYYGTEIGIEGGGDPECRATMKWNEEEWDKELREFYKKLITIRKSETALKIGTFEVLNKEPLVFYRRTPHILDGMIVAINKGEKKSVTVSVPDGRLLAGTCFTDLMTGEEFWITAGVMRIDIPAKGFRLLRVTNKTKDGYNMYKRIY, encoded by the coding sequence ATGCTTAGTATACATAGTACTGCAAATAATCTTTATCCAGTACCATCATGGGTTTATGAAAGTGTCATTTATCAAATTTTTCCAGACAGATTTGCAATTGGAAAAGGAAAGACTGTGAAAGATAAAGCCGAGCTTTACACAAAGCGTGGTGGAAGAATTGTCGAGTGGAGCGTTCCACCGAAAAGAAAGGATAAAGCAGAACACGTGAAGGATTTTTATGGAGGCGATTTGTGGGGTATTGCTGAGAAACTTGATTATCTGAAAGACCTTGGAGTTAATGTAATTTACACAAATCCTATTTTTCTTTCACCGACAAACCATAAATACGATGCTATTGACTACATGAAAGTTGACCCACAATTCGGTGGAGAAAAGGCGTTTAAATACTACATTAAGAAGGCAAAGAGTGAGAATTTTAGATTGATTCTGGATGGTGTTTTTAATCATCTTAGTAGCGAAAATCCTTGGTTTAAAAAAGCACTGCGTGGAGATAGAAAACACGTGAGTAAGTTTGCAATATACGATGATGGACACAGGGCATGGTATGGACACAAGTCACTTCCTGAGTGGCATCTTGAGGAAGTCGAAGTGATGAACTATATTCTCAGCGTTGTCAAACATTATTTGATACAAGGTATTGACGGATGGAGACTTGATGTTGGTTTTGACCTGGGGTATGTGAATAACGCCTTAATCACAAAAGCTGCAAAACAAGTTTCGATAGAAAAATACGTTGTGACGGAAACATGGAATTATCCATCGAACTGGCATATGGTAGACGGAATAATGAACTATCACTTTAGAAACACCGTTATCGCTTATTTGAAGGGTGAATTCGATAACTTAGCAGATGCACTCCAAAGTGCTTACAACGATACACCAAACATCCATGGTTGTTGGAATATGCTTGACAGTCATGATACGGAAAGACTTGCTACGGTCATACCAGACAAAGCATTGAGGAAGCTTGCAATAGTTCTCCAGTTCACATATCCAGGTGTGCCCGTTGTTTATTACGGCACAGAGATAGGTATTGAAGGTGGCGGCGACCCGGAATGTCGAGCAACAATGAAATGGAATGAGGAAGAATGGGATAAAGAGCTGAGGGAGTTTTACAAAAAACTTATTACAATTAGAAAATCCGAAACGGCATTAAAGATAGGTACATTCGAAGTGTTGAACAAAGAACCTCTCGTATTTTACAGAAGAACACCTCACATTTTGGATGGAATGATAGTTGCGATAAACAAAGGAGAGAAAAAATCAGTCACTGTTTCAGTCCCGGATGGCAGGTTACTAGCAGGAACGTGTTTTACTGACTTGATGACCGGTGAAGAATTCTGGATTACTGCAGGGGTTATGAGAATTGATATCCCAGCTAAAGGCTTCAGATTGCTAAGAGTTACGAATAAAACAAAAGATGGGTACAACATGTATAAGAGGATTTATTAA
- a CDS encoding DUF4230 domain-containing protein → MKNLWNFLLLLIVLVVLFTVIFYYLGKVPVIGNVISLLSKLLNPFKHRVEVKIIGSVLYDIQQMGFLRLATVLMEDVVKTSDYEYELDSILDGKYTVDGIYIYRAKASYGIDLFKIEQNDVIIDESQKKITIHLPPIELLDSNINVERSETFNENYRSKILGTFEVGAIDKWVPLDIKEKVKSFCDEKAREKLTENIKYYIMSEDKYSEMKALAERYIRNLLSPHTEKGYTVEISFKE, encoded by the coding sequence ATGAAAAATCTTTGGAACTTTCTGCTCTTACTCATTGTACTTGTTGTTTTATTTACTGTCATTTTTTATTATCTCGGTAAGGTTCCAGTAATAGGAAATGTTATTAGTCTTTTATCTAAACTCCTCAATCCATTCAAGCATAGAGTAGAAGTGAAAATAATTGGTTCCGTATTGTACGACATTCAACAGATGGGTTTCCTAAGACTTGCTACGGTGTTGATGGAAGATGTAGTAAAAACAAGTGATTATGAATACGAATTAGATAGCATATTGGATGGAAAATACACTGTTGATGGAATATACATATACAGAGCGAAAGCAAGTTACGGTATTGACCTTTTCAAAATTGAACAGAACGATGTAATAATCGATGAATCTCAAAAGAAAATTACAATTCATTTACCACCTATAGAATTGCTGGATAGCAATATCAATGTTGAAAGATCAGAAACATTTAATGAGAATTATAGGAGCAAAATATTAGGGACTTTTGAGGTTGGTGCTATAGATAAATGGGTACCTTTAGATATTAAAGAAAAAGTGAAGAGTTTTTGCGATGAAAAAGCAAGAGAAAAATTGACCGAAAATATTAAATATTACATAATGTCCGAAGATAAGTACAGCGAAATGAAAGCATTGGCGGAGAGGTACATTAGAAATTTATTATCTCCACACACAGAAAAAGGTTATACTGTTGAGATATCTTTTAAGGAGTGA
- a CDS encoding DUF4230 domain-containing protein: MKKVYVVILIILAIFLAFVFVQTNSKKTPELSEIFRRTGDFIVEKYTYQFIADVDVKGILTNSKSLYRVVAESYVHLNTNEIVIEEKDKKTIYVKLPPLQVDEPIIDEKNIQVLDVNYGWFTFNDEEMDNMSREKIRSKANEILEQLRAENYNNEITMAEKTVETTLKKFYPDKEIIFEHN; encoded by the coding sequence ATGAAAAAAGTTTACGTAGTGATACTTATAATATTAGCTATCTTCCTTGCTTTTGTATTCGTTCAAACGAATAGTAAAAAAACTCCGGAGTTGAGCGAGATTTTCCGCCGGACCGGAGATTTTATTGTAGAAAAGTACACGTATCAATTTATCGCTGACGTTGACGTAAAGGGTATACTTACTAATTCAAAGTCTCTCTACCGTGTTGTTGCCGAAAGTTATGTCCATCTTAACACCAATGAGATTGTAATTGAAGAAAAAGATAAAAAGACGATTTACGTGAAATTACCTCCGTTGCAAGTCGATGAACCAATTATTGATGAAAAAAACATACAAGTCTTAGATGTAAACTATGGATGGTTCACTTTTAACGATGAAGAAATGGATAATATGTCAAGAGAGAAAATAAGAAGTAAAGCAAATGAAATCCTTGAGCAACTCAGAGCGGAAAATTATAACAATGAAATTACGATGGCAGAGAAAACTGTTGAGACTACTTTGAAAAAATTCTATCCAGATAAAGAAATTATATTCGAACATAACTAA
- a CDS encoding bifunctional aspartate carbamoyltransferase catalytic subunit/aspartate carbamoyltransferase regulatory subunit, whose translation MGNFLSRTLAVINDFSVEEQLFLYQSTKRLKDKLKNRDDVSEFQIKRNTGIYIVFVEPSTRTKESFINAAKFHKNAKVNIFDSEHSSFNKQESYVDTFNMLTGYSEYSIFVLRTRLEGVVRLLERKVGEFAERHGIMRPAFINGGDGKHEHPTQELLDEYTFLEHNNFDNSHIRIALVGDLLHGRTVHSKADGLKVFKNVEVDLIAPPELQMPEGYIQKMKRNGFEVRQFYSIDEYLSHGKSANIWYFTRLQLERMGEDILEKEKILRKAVTFREDMLDKISEGTKFYHPLPRPKFNPEIPTFLDTLPLNGWEEQAINGYYVRIVLLSMLGGALEAPFDTSRPQQQEDEDFIIPAPITDGTKGVLKEGKRGIKPIENGTVIDHIAKGKSQEEIYNTIVKIRKILKLYDVDSADGIFKSADGSYKGYISLPDKYLSFKEIKKLSAISPNTTVNIIKNSRVVEKYRIKMPPRIYGFEEIRCKNENCITNPTHGENVTASFVQIDGKFVCEYCETPHEYHEIWKI comes from the coding sequence ATGGGCAACTTTTTAAGCCGAACCTTGGCGGTTATAAACGATTTTTCAGTTGAAGAACAGCTCTTCTTGTATCAATCAACCAAGCGATTGAAGGATAAGCTTAAGAACAGAGATGATGTTTCAGAATTTCAAATCAAGCGAAACACGGGAATTTACATCGTCTTCGTGGAACCTTCCACCCGAACCAAAGAATCCTTCATTAACGCCGCAAAATTCCACAAAAATGCAAAGGTAAACATCTTCGATTCCGAACACTCCTCGTTTAACAAGCAAGAAAGCTACGTGGACACATTTAATATGTTAACAGGTTACAGTGAATACTCTATCTTTGTTTTGAGAACCAGACTCGAGGGTGTCGTGAGATTGCTCGAAAGAAAAGTTGGAGAGTTTGCAGAAAGGCATGGCATCATGAGACCTGCATTCATCAACGGTGGTGACGGAAAGCACGAACATCCAACTCAAGAACTCCTTGACGAATACACTTTCCTTGAACATAACAATTTCGACAATTCGCACATCAGAATAGCTCTAGTTGGTGATTTGCTCCACGGTAGAACGGTCCATTCTAAAGCCGATGGTCTAAAGGTCTTTAAAAACGTAGAAGTTGATTTGATTGCCCCACCCGAATTGCAAATGCCTGAAGGATACATTCAAAAAATGAAGAGAAATGGATTTGAAGTAAGGCAGTTCTACTCAATAGATGAGTATTTAAGCCATGGAAAGTCAGCAAATATATGGTATTTCACTCGCTTACAACTTGAAAGAATGGGCGAGGATATCTTAGAAAAGGAAAAAATACTGAGAAAAGCCGTAACGTTCAGAGAGGATATGCTCGATAAGATTTCTGAAGGAACAAAGTTCTATCATCCACTTCCAAGGCCAAAGTTCAATCCAGAAATCCCCACATTCCTCGACACATTGCCACTCAACGGATGGGAAGAACAAGCGATAAACGGATATTACGTAAGAATCGTGCTTTTATCAATGCTTGGCGGTGCACTTGAGGCTCCGTTCGATACATCAAGACCTCAGCAACAAGAAGATGAAGATTTCATCATCCCAGCACCAATCACGGATGGGACAAAAGGTGTTCTGAAAGAAGGAAAAAGAGGCATTAAACCGATAGAGAATGGAACAGTAATAGACCACATTGCAAAAGGAAAATCACAAGAAGAGATTTACAATACTATTGTAAAAATAAGGAAGATACTTAAACTCTACGATGTGGACAGTGCAGACGGAATATTCAAATCAGCAGATGGTAGTTACAAAGGTTACATAAGCTTGCCAGATAAGTATTTGTCTTTCAAAGAAATTAAGAAACTTTCAGCAATTTCGCCAAATACAACCGTAAATATCATCAAAAACTCTAGAGTTGTCGAAAAATATCGAATCAAAATGCCACCTCGTATTTATGGATTTGAGGAAATCAGATGCAAAAATGAGAACTGCATAACGAATCCAACACACGGTGAAAATGTAACCGCCTCGTTTGTCCAAATCGACGGAAAATTCGTGTGTGAATACTGTGAAACACCACATGAATACCACGAGATTTGGAAAATATAA